The nucleotide sequence GGTCTGCGGATGTTCATCCTGTATAAAGTTCAAAAGCTGTGCCGGGTCTGTCTTACGAACAAACTCAAACGGACGTACCTGCAGGGAAGCTGTAAGTTTGGAAATCACTCCCTGAGCTTTTTCTTCACCCAGTGCTTTTTCCAGAAGTTCCTTCGCATAACCGATACCGCCCTCTGCAATATACTGCTGTGCCAGACAAATCTGGTAAAACTCATTCAGCACATCTTCTTTTGTCTGAGGCGATATACTTCTGGTATTGGCAATTTCCAGGGTAAGTTCCTCAATTTCCTCCTCTTTCAGATGTTTGAATATGGAGGCTGATTTTTCCGGTCCCAGTGCGATCAGCAAAATTGCCGCTTTCTGGACGCCATTATATTCTTCTGAATTTGCCATAACTCTATTCCCACTCCTCATTTAACCAGTTCCGCAGCAGTGAAGCTACGGCTTCCGGATTTTCATCTACAAATTTTTCTATCAGGATGCGGGTTTCAGACTTATCGGAAAATCCAATATCTTCCAGTGATTCCTCTTCCGCTTCTTTCGTGGAAGCCAGCAGTGTCTCAACGGAAAGCTCCGGCTCCACCACTGCCTCCTGCTCTCTCCTGGTACTTCGGAAGACCACATATCCCAGCATGGCCATAATGGCAATGGCAATGGCCACCGGCAGATAATCCACAATTCCCCGGTTACCGCTGTCGGAATATTCAAAGAAAGGTACCTCATATCCCACAACCATAACATTTTCTGCCGGAAATCCCGTAGCCCGCGCTACCATCTGCACGTAATCTTCGTCTAACTCCATTCTCACTCTTTCACGGTTTGCAGCCACAAACTCATCAAAGGTCATATCGTCTAACTGGCCGCTGGCCCTGAGCGCATCTTCATTGTAATTACGATACTGGCTGGCCACTACTGTAATGGAAGAATTTTCATAATCCACTTCTCCCACGCCCCCGGTAATCTCAATAATCTGCTCACTGTTGGCATAATTTTCATTTGTCTCGGTAACTGTCCGGTTAGAAGTTGCACCATCCTCCAGCATATACCCTGTATCGTCATCATTGGGGTCTGTTCCGGGAACACCTCCCTCACCCCCTGAACTCTCTTCCTCATACAGCCTTCTGCTGGTTACCGGTCCGTGTTCGGTTCCGTCTTCCGTATATGTTCTGTGTGTGGTATCCTTGGTATCCCGAAAGCTCACATTCAGATTCAGGCCAACAGAAACATTATTGAACACATTTGTGCCCATCATAATGTCTTTAACCTGACTTTTCACTGCGCTCTCTGCCTTGGTCTTATAGGCAAGCTGCGTACTTGCATTTCCCATGGCTGTGGCGGAATCCCCGCCGGAGAACAGCATATTTCCGGTACTGTCCATAATGGTAATGTCATCCGTACCCTTATTCCCGATGGCTGTGGCAATCCATTTTGCCAGGCCTGCCGCCGTATCCTCATCCATATCCCCTGACAGGGTCAGAGTAACCGCCGCATAGGAATCTTCCTGCAATGCCAGCACTGTCCCGTCGTCCGTGGGTATGCTCAGATTCACAGTAGCGGAATTCACAGCGTCCAGCTCCTGCAAATCCTCTTCTAACTGTTTTTCCATATACAGCTGGTAACGTTTGCCCTTGTCAGATTCTGTCTGACTGAAACCGCCGGAAAATACATTCTCCAAATCATAGGAAGTCGCCGGGATTCCATTCTGCCCAAGCAAAATGGCTGCTCTGGCCTTATCCTGAGCTTTTACCTGAAATTCCAGACCGTCATCTGAAACCTCATAGTAAATTGATTCTCCTTTCAGCAGTTCCTGTACCTGACCTGCTTCCTTCGTGTCCGCACAGGTTCTTATGGGCACCATGGTGGGCGTTGTCAGTATTTTCGTGACAATGACCAGACCAACGATTACCGCAACTGCAATACTTGCGATTAATGTTTTCTGTTTGACTGAAAACTTATTCCACCAGTCAAGGATCCTTTTGGGAACCTCTCTAATCTTCTCCTGCATGTAACTCTCCTACCCATCCATTCTATGTATTTAACTGTCCAGAATCAACTGTTAAATCTGCATATTCATAATTTCTTTATATGCCTCTATCATCTTGTCCCTGACTGCTGTGGTATAATTCAGGGCAATCTCGGACTTCGTCTGTATGTCCCTTAAATCATGGGTATTGGTCGAATATCCCAGCATAAACTGCATCTGGGCCTCTTCTACCTGGTTCTGCAGGTCATTGGTTTCATTTACCATGTCCATGGCCGACTTAAGCAGGCTGTCAAACCCTTTGTCGCCCACGGTCAGGTTCCCGCTCTCCATGGCTGCATTCTTAATATACTCTGAGCCTATATTGCTCAACACTGATATATCCATCTTAGAACCTCCCTGTTAATCATCCTCATCTGCTATTTGCCAAGCTCCAGTCCCTTCAGAGCAATGGCCTTGCTCGTCTCAAAGGCTGTCAGATTCGCCTCGTAAGCCCGGCTGGCATCAATCATATTGGTCATCTCTGTTATAATATTTACATTCGGATAAGATACATATCCGTTCTCATCCGCATCCGGATGCGCCGGATCATACTTCATCACATATTCACTTTCCGTATCCTCGGAAACACGTGATACCTTCACACCGTTTCCCAGGTATGATTCCCTGGTATTGCTCAGCACCTTGCTGAAAGGCGTCACCTTCTTCTCACGAAACGTAACAATTTTGCGGGTATAGGGCGTCCCGTCCTCTGTTCTTGTGGTAGTGGCGTTGGCAACATTCTCTGAAATCACATCCATGCGGAACCGCTGGGCAGTCAGCGCAGATGTGTTGATATTAAAAGACTGAAATAACGACATACCTCTTCCTCCTGTCTCTGCTATTCTCTTCCTACTTGATTACGCTTTTGATTTTGTTAAATTCACTGGTCATGGAATCCACCAGGGCATTGTACCGGATTCTGGTTGACGCCAGTTCCGCATACTCCTGTTCCGGATCCACGCTGTTTTCATCCAGACGGTAGGAATAATTCTCAATATCCGTATAAACCGGGGCGTCCAGGTGATCCATATGGCCTTTATTCAGGTCGCTCACCTTCTCATCCAGAGACACATACTTCATCTTCCCAAGCTCCCGCTCAAGAACGCCTTCAAAATTCACATCCTGTCGTTTGTATCCCGGTGTATCTCCCATGGCAATATTCTGACTGATTACCGTCTCTCTCAGCCAGGCAGCATCCGCCGCCTTGTTCATTACGTCAATATAATCATAAATACCGCTGTTTATCATGATATTGCTCCTTCCATCTTCCGGTATCTCATACGCTTCCAGACTATCATTAGAATACTATTCTTCTTTATTATAAATTATCCTAATAATAATGCAAGCACTTTTTTGTTGTTTTTGCGCATTTTTTACACCATCTTGTGTATTTCTGTCATTGTAGCTACTATTTGCAGTATTTTTTGTAAAAAGCTGTCGACTGTATGCCGTCTCCTGATATTCTCCTGTTCTGTCTTCCGCAATCTGATGTTTTCGTATATTTACACGCACAAAAAGGACTTATAGCCAATTCTACAAATCCCTTTTCACAAAACAACTAATTCCCTTTAGTTATGTTTCATATTTTGTTTTTTGATTTTCTCCAGCTCATCAAATACCACGTCGTTCAAAACCTTGATGTAAGTACCCTTCATCCCTGAAGAGCGGGACTCAATCACGCCGGCGCTCTCAAACTTCCGGAGTGCGTTGACAATTACGCTTCTGGTAATTCCCACCCGGTCGGCAATCTTGCTTGCCACCAGAATTCCTTCCCTGCCTTCCATTTCATCAAAGATGTGCGTAATGGCCTCCAGCTCCGAAAAAGAAAGGGTTCCGATGGCAGATTTCACAATCTGCACCTTCCGGTTCTCTTCCGCGCTTTCTTCATTGACAGAACGCATCATCTCCAGTCCTACCACAGTGGTTCCATATTCACTTAAAATAATATCATCAATGCCATACTGGTTCTCCAGCCGGTATACAAACAGTGTTCCGAGCCTTTCCCCGGCGATATCAATGGGGGTGATAATCGCCCGGTACCTGCGTACATCTTCAGAAACAAATCCCAATGTCTCCAGATTTACGTTCTCCTTGGTGGATAAAATCCCAAGCAGCCGCTCATTTAATAACAGGTCAATAAATCCTCCCACCTCGTCCGCAATCAGTTCTTTAATTTCTTCCGTTCCATCTTCCCGACTGGCCCCCAGCACTTTCCCTTTCTTACTGATTACCAGAATATTCGATTCCAAAATCTCTGTCAGAACTTCACAAATATCGTTAAAGACTACTTTCGAGGAATTATTATTATGCAGCAGTTTATTGATCTTCCTGGTTTTGTCTAACAACTGGACGCTCATAATACTCCTCCTGATTCAAAACAACACCTACATATATTTTGAATTCTACCATGCTTTCCGACAAAATTCAATAAGTTTCTTTTAATTTTTCCGTTTTCTTTAGCAGAATTTTATATTTTCTAACTATTCCTGTCAATGTTCCGCGCTTTTCAGGGTTTTCAGGGTTCTTCCTGCTTTTTCCGCTCCGTTACATATCCGCACTGGCTGTCCGCACATACCAGCTTATTTCCCTTTTCTACCATATAGCCGCCGCATTCCGGACATTTTTCTGCGGAAGGTTTCTGCCAGGACATGAAATCGCATTCCGGATTATCCTCGCAGCCATAATATTTTCTTCCTTTTTTTGTCTTTTTCAGCACCACGTCTTTTCCGCATTTCGGACAGGCCACGCCGATTTTCTCCAGATAAGGTTTCGTATTGCGGCATTCCGGAAATCCGGGACAGGCCAGGAATCTTCCATGGGGCCCGTATTTGATTACCATATTCCGGCCGCACAGGTCACAGACCACATCCGTAACTTCATCTTCTATCTTAATTTTTTCCAGATCTTTCTCCGCTGCCTGTACCGCTTCTTCCAGATCCGGATAGAAATTACTGACTACTGCCTTCCAGTCAATGGCTCCCTCTGCCACTTTATCCAGCAGAGATTCCATATTGGCCGTAAACCGTTCGTCCACAATCGTGGGAAATGCTTCCAGCATAATGGAATTCACCACTTCTCCCAGTTCTGTAATATAGAGATTCCGGTTCTCTTTCACCACATACCGTCTGCCCAGCAAAGTGGTGATGGTGGGCGCATAGGTACTGGGACGCCCGATGCCCTGCTCCTCCAGCGCCCTGACCAGAGAGGCTTCTGTAAAATGGGCCGGCGGCTGGGTGAAATGCTGCTTTTCTTCCAGTTCTTTCAAATCCAGCTTCGTATCTTTATCCACAGACCTCAGCAGCACATTGTTCTCGCTCTTTTCGTCCTCGTCGCTGGTATAGACGGAAAGAAAACCTTCAAAGATAATCCGGGAAGCAGACACATGGAACCGGTAATCTCCGGCTCCGATTTTAATGGAGGTGGTCTCATACACCGCACTGCTCATCCGGCTGGCAGCAAACCGGTTCCAGATAAGCTGATAGAGCCGGAACTGGTCCCTGCTCAGTGATTCCTTAATCATCACCGGGGTTCTGGTGATGTCAGAAGGCCGGATTGCTTCGTGGGCGTCCTGAATCTTACCGGAGCCTTTCCGCTCCTGCTCTCCGCTGGCCACATATTTCTCTCCGTAGGAAGACCCGATATACGCTCTTGCAGCCTGGTCGGCTTCTTCCGATACCCGCACAGAGTCTGTTCTCAGATAGGTAATAACACCTACGGTCCCCTGCCCTTTGATATCTACCCCTTCATATAGCTGCTGAGCCAGCCGCATGGTTTTCTGAGTGGAGAAATTCAGCCTTTTGGCCGCTTCCTGCTGAAGCGTGCTGGTGGTGAACGGCAGAGGTGATTTCTTTGTGCGCTCTCCCTTTTTCACATCCAGCACCTGGTATTGTTCTTTTTCCAGTTTCTTCCGAAGCTGCTCCATTTCCTCACCGGAACGGATGGTCAGCTTCCCGCTCTCATCTCCGTAAAACCGGGCGGTCAGACGCTTTTTTTCTCCCGGAACTGCAAACTGTGCTTCCAGCGTCCAGTATTCCTCCGGAATAAAGGCGTTGATTTCTTCCTCCCTGTCACAGATCATGCGCAGAGCCACAGACTGCACTCTTCCGGCGCTCAGCCCCCGTTTCACCTTGGCCCACAAAAGAGGGCTGATCCGGTAACCCACCATACGGTCCAGCATACGCCGTGCCTGCTGGGCGTCCACCAGATTCATGTCTATTTCCCTGGCCTGCTTCAGGGACGTCTTCACTGCGTTTTTGGTGATTTCATTAAAACTGATACGGTATACGTTTTTATCTTCCAGCTTCAGCGCTTTGGATAAATGCCAGGAAATTGCCTCCCCTTCCCGGTCAGGGTCCGTTGCCAGATATATTTTTTCTGCTTTTTTCACTTCTTTGCGAAGTCCGGCAAGAATATCCCCTTTTCCTCGAATGGTAATATATTTCGGTTCATAATCATGTTCCACATCAATTCCAAGCTGGCTTTTGGGCAAATCTCTCACATGCCCGTTGGAGGCTGCCACTTCATAATTTTTTCCCAGAAATTTTTTAATTGTCTTCACCTTTGCAGGTGATTCCACGATTACCAGATACTTTGCCATTTGTCTG is from Lachnospiraceae bacterium JLR.KK002 and encodes:
- the fliF gene encoding flagellar basal-body MS-ring/collar protein FliF, producing MQEKIREVPKRILDWWNKFSVKQKTLIASIAVAVIVGLVIVTKILTTPTMVPIRTCADTKEAGQVQELLKGESIYYEVSDDGLEFQVKAQDKARAAILLGQNGIPATSYDLENVFSGGFSQTESDKGKRYQLYMEKQLEEDLQELDAVNSATVNLSIPTDDGTVLALQEDSYAAVTLTLSGDMDEDTAAGLAKWIATAIGNKGTDDITIMDSTGNMLFSGGDSATAMGNASTQLAYKTKAESAVKSQVKDIMMGTNVFNNVSVGLNLNVSFRDTKDTTHRTYTEDGTEHGPVTSRRLYEEESSGGEGGVPGTDPNDDDTGYMLEDGATSNRTVTETNENYANSEQIIEITGGVGEVDYENSSITVVASQYRNYNEDALRASGQLDDMTFDEFVAANRERVRMELDEDYVQMVARATGFPAENVMVVGYEVPFFEYSDSGNRGIVDYLPVAIAIAIMAMLGYVVFRSTRREQEAVVEPELSVETLLASTKEAEEESLEDIGFSDKSETRILIEKFVDENPEAVASLLRNWLNEEWE
- the fliE gene encoding flagellar hook-basal body complex protein FliE; protein product: MDISVLSNIGSEYIKNAAMESGNLTVGDKGFDSLLKSAMDMVNETNDLQNQVEEAQMQFMLGYSTNTHDLRDIQTKSEIALNYTTAVRDKMIEAYKEIMNMQI
- the flgC gene encoding flagellar basal body rod protein FlgC, producing the protein MSLFQSFNINTSALTAQRFRMDVISENVANATTTRTEDGTPYTRKIVTFREKKVTPFSKVLSNTRESYLGNGVKVSRVSEDTESEYVMKYDPAHPDADENGYVSYPNVNIITEMTNMIDASRAYEANLTAFETSKAIALKGLELGK
- the flgB gene encoding flagellar basal body rod protein FlgB produces the protein MINSGIYDYIDVMNKAADAAWLRETVISQNIAMGDTPGYKRQDVNFEGVLERELGKMKYVSLDEKVSDLNKGHMDHLDAPVYTDIENYSYRLDENSVDPEQEYAELASTRIRYNALVDSMTSEFNKIKSVIK
- the codY gene encoding GTP-sensing pleiotropic transcriptional regulator CodY, with translation MSVQLLDKTRKINKLLHNNNSSKVVFNDICEVLTEILESNILVISKKGKVLGASREDGTEEIKELIADEVGGFIDLLLNERLLGILSTKENVNLETLGFVSEDVRRYRAIITPIDIAGERLGTLFVYRLENQYGIDDIILSEYGTTVVGLEMMRSVNEESAEENRKVQIVKSAIGTLSFSELEAITHIFDEMEGREGILVASKIADRVGITRSVIVNALRKFESAGVIESRSSGMKGTYIKVLNDVVFDELEKIKKQNMKHN
- the topA gene encoding type I DNA topoisomerase → MAKYLVIVESPAKVKTIKKFLGKNYEVAASNGHVRDLPKSQLGIDVEHDYEPKYITIRGKGDILAGLRKEVKKAEKIYLATDPDREGEAISWHLSKALKLEDKNVYRISFNEITKNAVKTSLKQAREIDMNLVDAQQARRMLDRMVGYRISPLLWAKVKRGLSAGRVQSVALRMICDREEEINAFIPEEYWTLEAQFAVPGEKKRLTARFYGDESGKLTIRSGEEMEQLRKKLEKEQYQVLDVKKGERTKKSPLPFTTSTLQQEAAKRLNFSTQKTMRLAQQLYEGVDIKGQGTVGVITYLRTDSVRVSEEADQAARAYIGSSYGEKYVASGEQERKGSGKIQDAHEAIRPSDITRTPVMIKESLSRDQFRLYQLIWNRFAASRMSSAVYETTSIKIGAGDYRFHVSASRIIFEGFLSVYTSDEDEKSENNVLLRSVDKDTKLDLKELEEKQHFTQPPAHFTEASLVRALEEQGIGRPSTYAPTITTLLGRRYVVKENRNLYITELGEVVNSIMLEAFPTIVDERFTANMESLLDKVAEGAIDWKAVVSNFYPDLEEAVQAAEKDLEKIKIEDEVTDVVCDLCGRNMVIKYGPHGRFLACPGFPECRNTKPYLEKIGVACPKCGKDVVLKKTKKGRKYYGCEDNPECDFMSWQKPSAEKCPECGGYMVEKGNKLVCADSQCGYVTERKKQEEP